The following are from one region of the Hydrogenophaga sp. BPS33 genome:
- a CDS encoding thioredoxin fold domain-containing protein, translating into MSDVKSPATPAPAAATLPTATSLRGAGQAAAAKGEPLVVMTSLEGCPYCAIVRGHYLLPMRREGKVHAVEVDVLDRKSNLQGFDGQMTTPAEQARAWKARFTPTVLFFGPDGRELAERLVGIAVPDFYGEYLEARLAEARRKLR; encoded by the coding sequence GTGAGCGACGTCAAAAGCCCCGCAACTCCAGCCCCAGCCGCGGCCACCCTGCCCACCGCCACCTCGTTGCGCGGCGCGGGGCAAGCCGCGGCGGCGAAAGGCGAACCCCTCGTGGTCATGACCTCGCTGGAAGGCTGCCCCTATTGCGCCATCGTGCGCGGCCACTACCTGCTGCCCATGCGGCGTGAGGGCAAAGTGCACGCGGTGGAAGTGGACGTGCTCGATCGCAAGAGCAACCTGCAAGGTTTTGACGGCCAGATGACCACCCCGGCAGAGCAGGCACGCGCCTGGAAGGCCCGCTTCACACCGACGGTGTTGTTCTTCGGCCCCGACGGACGTGAGCTGGCCGAGCGTCTGGTGGGCATCGCTGTGCCCGACTTCTACGGTGAGTATCTCGAAGCCCGACTCGCGGAGGCGCGCCGCAAGCTTCGATAG
- a CDS encoding CaiB/BaiF CoA transferase family protein has translation MNALDGIRILDLSRVLAGPWCTQTLADLGADVVKVERPPRQNHPGGDDTRGWGPPFLRGRDGSDTAEAAYYLGANRNKRSITCDIATPDGQSLIRELAAKADVFVENYKVGDMARYGLDYPTLSAINPRLVYCSITGFGQTGPYKDRAGYDFAIQAMGGLMSLTGERDDLPGGGPQKVGVAVADLFTGMYATVAIQAALRHAERTGEGQHIDMALLDTQVAMLANLGANYLVRGRADGKMPGRAGNAHTNIVPYQVFEVAPDAQGQAQHIILAVGNDGQFAKFCAVAGRPELATDARFAQNQNRVRHREVLVPMLADILKARGKADWLAALEAAKVPCGPINNLAEVFADEHVRSRHMVHTWAHPLADEMDLVASPMKLGATPVRNDLPPPLLGEHTAEVLKDWLDTLPARVIELQRSGAI, from the coding sequence ATGAACGCTTTGGATGGTATCCGCATACTCGATCTCTCCCGCGTGCTCGCAGGCCCTTGGTGCACACAGACGCTGGCCGACCTCGGCGCCGACGTGGTAAAGGTGGAGCGTCCACCAAGGCAGAACCACCCCGGTGGCGATGACACGCGCGGTTGGGGGCCGCCATTTCTGCGCGGGCGCGATGGCAGCGATACCGCCGAAGCCGCGTACTACCTCGGGGCCAATCGCAACAAGCGCTCCATCACCTGCGACATCGCCACACCCGATGGCCAGTCGCTGATCCGTGAGCTCGCAGCCAAGGCCGACGTGTTCGTGGAGAACTACAAGGTAGGCGACATGGCACGCTACGGCCTGGACTACCCCACACTGAGCGCGATCAACCCCAGGCTCGTCTACTGCTCCATCACCGGCTTCGGCCAAACCGGCCCTTACAAGGACCGCGCCGGTTACGACTTCGCCATCCAGGCCATGGGCGGCCTCATGAGCCTGACGGGCGAACGCGATGATCTCCCGGGCGGCGGTCCGCAAAAAGTCGGGGTGGCCGTGGCCGACCTGTTCACCGGCATGTACGCCACCGTGGCGATCCAGGCGGCCTTGCGCCATGCAGAGCGCACCGGCGAAGGCCAGCACATCGACATGGCACTGCTCGACACGCAAGTCGCCATGCTCGCCAACCTCGGCGCCAACTATCTCGTGCGCGGCCGCGCGGACGGCAAGATGCCCGGGCGTGCGGGCAACGCCCATACCAACATCGTGCCGTACCAGGTGTTCGAGGTCGCGCCCGACGCGCAGGGCCAAGCCCAGCACATCATTCTGGCGGTGGGCAACGACGGCCAGTTCGCCAAGTTTTGCGCCGTCGCCGGCCGCCCCGAGTTGGCCACCGATGCGCGCTTCGCGCAGAACCAGAACCGTGTGCGCCATCGGGAGGTGCTGGTGCCCATGCTGGCCGATATCCTCAAGGCGCGCGGCAAGGCCGACTGGCTCGCCGCGCTGGAAGCCGCCAAGGTGCCCTGCGGACCCATCAACAACCTGGCCGAGGTGTTTGCCGACGAGCACGTGCGCTCGCGCCACATGGTGCACACCTGGGCGCACCCGTTGGCCGACGAAATGGACCTGGTGGCCAGTCCGATGAAGCTGGGCGCCACGCCCGTGCGCAACGACCTGCCTCCGCCTTTGCTGGGCGAACACACCGCCGAGGTGCTGAAGGATTGGCTGGACACGCTACCCGCTCGCGTGATCGAGTTGCAACGCAGCGGTGCCATCTGA
- a CDS encoding MFS transporter, translated as MRTAVIVFLTFAIAYFLSALLRAITATLSPTLSAEMALSASDLGLLAGGYFLGFALTQVPLGNWLDRHGPRRVILWFLALAVLGCGAFALATSFFGLLAARVLTGMGVSACLMAPLTGYRRWLSPAAQMRANAWMLMTGSLGMVAATLPVQWLMPLTGWRGLFWGLAALLLLAMVIIALVVPPWRQREKGHEAHSKDEAIGYGVIWRHPYFRQMLPIGIVNYGGMIAMQTLWAGPWMVNVAGYTPQQAAGGLFAINLSMLCAFWLWGMVNPRLMRNGWLPERLIAWGLPLSFVVLGAIVALGSGAGWPLWALYCVSCTVLSLSQPAVALALPVAAAGRALSAYNLAIFAGVFVLQWAIGLLIDALAMLGGSAFDHYRGAVAIFGACGVWAYAVFLRAHLRQTVARPS; from the coding sequence ATGCGCACGGCGGTCATCGTTTTTCTCACGTTTGCCATTGCCTATTTCCTGTCGGCGCTGTTGCGGGCCATCACCGCGACGCTGTCGCCCACGCTGAGCGCGGAAATGGCGCTCAGCGCAAGCGATCTCGGCTTGTTGGCCGGCGGCTACTTCCTGGGGTTCGCGCTGACGCAGGTTCCACTGGGCAACTGGCTGGACCGGCATGGTCCGCGCCGTGTGATCCTGTGGTTTCTGGCCCTCGCGGTGCTGGGTTGCGGGGCTTTTGCGCTGGCGACCAGTTTTTTCGGTTTGCTGGCCGCGCGCGTGCTCACGGGCATGGGCGTGAGTGCCTGTCTCATGGCGCCGCTGACCGGCTATCGGCGCTGGCTGTCGCCTGCAGCTCAGATGCGCGCCAACGCCTGGATGCTCATGACCGGCTCGCTCGGCATGGTGGCAGCCACCTTGCCGGTGCAATGGCTGATGCCGCTGACCGGATGGCGCGGGCTGTTTTGGGGGTTGGCGGCCTTGCTGTTGCTGGCGATGGTGATCATTGCGCTTGTCGTGCCGCCATGGCGCCAGCGCGAAAAGGGGCACGAGGCGCACTCGAAGGACGAGGCGATCGGCTATGGCGTGATCTGGCGCCATCCTTACTTTCGTCAGATGCTGCCCATCGGCATCGTCAACTACGGAGGGATGATTGCCATGCAGACCTTGTGGGCCGGGCCTTGGATGGTGAACGTGGCGGGCTACACGCCGCAGCAAGCCGCGGGAGGCTTGTTCGCCATCAATCTGTCGATGCTGTGCGCGTTTTGGCTTTGGGGTATGGTCAACCCACGCCTGATGCGCAATGGCTGGCTGCCCGAGCGCTTGATCGCGTGGGGTTTGCCGTTGAGTTTTGTCGTGCTGGGCGCCATCGTGGCATTGGGCTCGGGCGCGGGGTGGCCGCTCTGGGCCTTGTATTGCGTGAGCTGCACGGTTCTGTCGCTGTCGCAGCCGGCCGTGGCGCTGGCCTTGCCCGTGGCAGCGGCGGGGCGTGCGTTGTCGGCCTACAACCTAGCCATTTTTGCGGGCGTGTTCGTCCTGCAATGGGCCATTGGCTTGTTGATCGATGCCCTGGCCATGTTGGGGGGCAGCGCTTTTGACCACTACCGGGGCGCCGTGGCGATCTTTGGCGCGTGCGGCGTGTGGGCTTATGCGGTCTTTCTGCGCGCCCATCTGCGCCAAACCGTGGCGCGGCCCAGCTAA
- a CDS encoding PTS sugar transporter subunit IIA, with amino-acid sequence MNGILILAHAPLASALRQCVLHVFPDSADAIAALDVQPNVPPEESLAQARVLMRQMRLPQTLVVTDVFGATPCNVAQKLIDGVNSKLIAGVNLPMLLRTVSYRHEALDALISRAMIGATQGVIQVAVTAPQNQARRATHDQDHRDHQQ; translated from the coding sequence ATGAACGGCATCCTGATCCTGGCGCACGCCCCGCTGGCCTCGGCCCTGCGCCAGTGCGTGCTGCACGTCTTCCCGGACAGTGCCGACGCCATCGCCGCGCTGGATGTTCAGCCCAACGTGCCACCCGAGGAATCGCTGGCGCAGGCGCGCGTGCTCATGCGCCAGATGCGCCTGCCGCAGACCTTGGTGGTCACCGACGTGTTCGGCGCCACGCCTTGCAACGTGGCCCAGAAGCTCATCGACGGCGTCAACTCCAAACTCATTGCGGGCGTGAACCTGCCCATGTTGCTGCGCACCGTGTCGTACCGCCATGAAGCGCTGGACGCACTGATCTCGCGCGCCATGATCGGCGCCACGCAGGGTGTGATCCAGGTGGCGGTGACCGCCCCACAAAACCAGGCCCGACGAGCCACCCATGATCAAGACCACCGCGACCATCAGCAATAA
- a CDS encoding HPr family phosphocarrier protein — MIKTTATISNKLGLHARASAKLTKLAGGFASDVWMARGDRRVNAKSIMGVMMLAAGMGSDVEIETDGKDEQAAMTALLALINDKFGEGE; from the coding sequence ATGATCAAGACCACCGCGACCATCAGCAATAAGCTCGGCTTGCACGCACGCGCGTCCGCCAAACTCACCAAACTGGCCGGCGGCTTTGCCAGCGATGTCTGGATGGCGCGTGGTGACAGGCGTGTCAATGCCAAGAGCATCATGGGGGTGATGATGCTGGCCGCCGGCATGGGCAGCGATGTCGAGATCGAGACCGATGGCAAGGACGAACAGGCGGCGATGACCGCATTGCTGGCCTTGATCAACGACAAATTCGGCGAAGGTGAATGA
- the ptsP gene encoding phosphoenolpyruvate--protein phosphotransferase — MTVSVHGLAVSRGIAIGRAVIVASSRMDVAHYFVQADQVDAEIERLRQARNAVAEEITKVQQSLHELGPNDAHPELTALLDVHLMLLQDEQLTSGVKHWIVERHYNAEWALTTQLEVIARQFDEMEDPYLRERKADLEQVVERMLRFMRGVKLPVVVGGDEARQAHDSAFEAPLVLIAHDLSPADMLQFKQSVFAGFVTDVGGKTSHTAIVARSMDIPAVVGARSASHLIKQDDWVIIDGDAGVVLVDPSAILLAEYGFKQRQGEVERERLSRLRNTPAVTLDGQRIELLANIEQPEDASAALKAGAVGVGLFRSEFLFMGRSGNLPDEEEQYQAYRRAVEGMQGLPVTIRTVDVGADKPLDRNASRTAEDHLNPALGLRAIRWSLAEPSMFLVQLRAILRAAAHGPVKLLIPMLAHASEIRQTLSLVERAREQLSVAGIPQGQVKLGAMIEVPAAALTVPLFLRYFDFLSIGTNDLIQYTLAIDRADEAVAHLYDPVHPAVLQLLASTIAQCLDKGKGVSVCGEMAGDVTLTRLLLGLGLRTFSMHPSQILAVKQQILRCDTTRLQTWAQSVLAAEDPAALMTD; from the coding sequence ATGACCGTTTCGGTCCACGGTCTGGCGGTTTCCCGGGGCATTGCCATCGGGCGGGCTGTGATCGTGGCGTCCAGCCGCATGGACGTGGCGCACTACTTTGTGCAGGCGGATCAAGTCGACGCCGAGATCGAGCGCCTGCGCCAGGCACGCAATGCGGTAGCGGAGGAAATCACAAAGGTGCAGCAAAGCCTGCACGAACTGGGCCCGAACGATGCGCACCCCGAGCTCACCGCGCTGCTCGACGTGCACCTGATGCTGCTGCAAGACGAGCAGCTCACCAGCGGCGTGAAGCATTGGATCGTCGAGCGCCACTACAACGCGGAATGGGCGCTCACCACGCAGCTGGAAGTGATCGCGCGCCAGTTCGACGAGATGGAGGATCCCTATCTGCGCGAACGCAAGGCCGACCTGGAGCAGGTGGTGGAGCGCATGTTGCGTTTCATGCGTGGCGTGAAGCTGCCCGTGGTGGTGGGTGGCGACGAGGCGCGGCAGGCGCACGACAGCGCATTCGAGGCACCGCTCGTGTTGATCGCGCACGACCTTTCGCCGGCCGACATGCTGCAGTTCAAGCAAAGCGTGTTCGCCGGTTTCGTTACCGATGTTGGTGGCAAGACCAGCCACACCGCCATCGTCGCCCGCAGCATGGACATTCCGGCCGTGGTGGGTGCGCGCTCGGCCAGCCACCTGATCAAGCAGGACGACTGGGTCATCATTGACGGTGATGCGGGTGTGGTGCTGGTCGATCCGTCCGCCATTCTCCTGGCCGAATACGGTTTCAAGCAGCGCCAGGGCGAGGTCGAGCGCGAGCGCCTCTCGCGCCTGCGGAACACGCCGGCCGTCACGCTGGATGGCCAGCGCATCGAGCTGTTGGCCAACATCGAACAACCCGAAGATGCCTCGGCCGCGCTCAAGGCTGGTGCCGTGGGCGTGGGCCTGTTTCGCAGCGAATTCCTGTTCATGGGACGCAGCGGCAACTTGCCCGACGAGGAAGAGCAATACCAGGCCTACCGCCGCGCGGTCGAGGGCATGCAGGGCCTGCCGGTGACCATTCGAACCGTCGATGTCGGTGCCGACAAACCGCTCGACCGCAACGCATCGCGCACCGCGGAAGACCACCTCAACCCCGCGCTGGGCCTGCGTGCCATCCGATGGAGCCTGGCCGAGCCGTCCATGTTTCTGGTGCAGTTGCGCGCGATCCTGCGTGCCGCGGCGCATGGGCCGGTCAAGTTGCTGATTCCGATGCTGGCCCACGCCAGCGAAATCCGCCAGACGCTCAGTCTGGTCGAGCGTGCGCGCGAGCAGTTGAGCGTTGCCGGGATACCGCAAGGCCAGGTCAAGCTGGGCGCGATGATCGAGGTGCCTGCGGCGGCGCTCACCGTTCCCCTGTTCTTGCGCTACTTCGATTTTCTGTCGATCGGCACCAACGACCTGATCCAGTACACGCTGGCGATCGATCGCGCGGATGAAGCCGTTGCCCATTTGTACGACCCCGTGCACCCAGCGGTGCTGCAGCTGCTGGCCAGCACCATCGCACAGTGCCTGGACAAGGGCAAGGGCGTGAGCGTGTGTGGCGAGATGGCCGGCGACGTGACCTTGACCCGGTTGCTGCTCGGCCTGGGCTTGCGCACGTTTTCCATGCATCCGTCGCAAATTCTCGCGGTCAAGCAGCAGATCTTGCGCTGCGACACCACGCGCCTGCAAACCTGGGCGCAGAGTGTGCTGGCAGCCGAAGACCCCGCCGCCCTGATGACCGACTGA
- a CDS encoding DMT family transporter → MSQHNRSLALGIGFGAAAGAAWGFVFLAPELARHFSPLQLSAGRYLSYGLVALILIAPRWRAVAPRLGRAEWWALLRLSLLGNIFYYVLLASAVQLGGMAMTSLVIGFLPVAVTLIGSRGHGAVPLRQLALTLGLGVGGIVCVAWQALGMPSEASVADRLTGFLCALGALIAWTAYAVSNSRWLARLDHVSSHDWSLLTGLVTGGLALLLAIPAFSGSSTSDHTTAQWGAFIGVVAGMAVVASVLGNAFWNHASRLLPMTMIGQMILFETLFALLYGFLWEARWPTALEALAMVLVSASVLAGISAHQPRQPLPEH, encoded by the coding sequence ATGAGCCAGCACAACCGATCACTGGCGCTGGGCATCGGCTTTGGCGCCGCCGCTGGCGCCGCCTGGGGCTTCGTGTTCCTGGCCCCGGAACTCGCTCGCCATTTCTCCCCTTTGCAGTTGTCTGCGGGCCGATATCTGTCCTACGGCCTGGTGGCGCTGATCTTGATCGCACCGCGCTGGCGTGCCGTGGCGCCGCGGTTGGGCCGCGCGGAATGGTGGGCCTTGTTGCGCCTGAGCCTGCTCGGCAACATCTTCTATTACGTGCTGCTCGCGTCTGCGGTGCAGCTGGGCGGCATGGCCATGACTTCACTGGTCATCGGCTTCCTGCCGGTGGCGGTGACGTTGATCGGCAGCCGAGGCCATGGCGCGGTGCCGCTGCGCCAGCTCGCGCTCACGCTGGGCCTCGGCGTAGGCGGTATCGTCTGCGTGGCCTGGCAGGCGCTGGGCATGCCGTCGGAAGCTTCCGTGGCCGACCGCCTCACCGGCTTTCTGTGCGCGCTGGGGGCGCTGATCGCCTGGACCGCCTACGCCGTGAGCAACAGCCGCTGGCTGGCGCGCCTGGACCACGTCTCCTCGCACGACTGGAGCCTGCTCACAGGCCTGGTGACCGGCGGACTGGCGCTGCTGCTGGCCATTCCAGCCTTCTCGGGCAGCAGCACCAGCGACCACACCACCGCGCAATGGGGTGCCTTCATCGGCGTGGTAGCCGGCATGGCCGTGGTGGCCTCGGTGCTGGGCAATGCCTTCTGGAACCATGCCAGCCGTCTGTTGCCGATGACCATGATCGGCCAGATGATCCTGTTCGAGACCCTGTTCGCCCTCCTCTACGGGTTCCTGTGGGAGGCGCGCTGGCCCACGGCGCTCGAAGCGCTGGCGATGGTGCTGGTCAGCGCCAGCGTGTTGGCGGGCATTTCGGCACACCAGCCGCGCCAGCCTTTGCCGGAGCATTGA
- a CDS encoding helix-turn-helix transcriptional regulator has translation MLAAHDHLSVRDYGASHGSHDHDHFQVLVGLHGVLELEVAGHGQRIAVGDGCVVPPGERHDFEGRGETRCLVLDSRDPHWAHAVATPPPGLLPLAHYLATAISVGLPRARQLGAGLLLEAWLQGNPMPIRQEERNGRPIDWAALCQWLPAHWHTRLSVADLAARANLSPSQFTARCQAEQGDSPMQWLRRQRLAQARIWRAGGLSVADTARRTGYRSPSALTAALRREPAR, from the coding sequence ATGCTGGCCGCGCACGACCACCTGAGCGTGCGCGACTACGGCGCCTCGCACGGCAGCCACGATCACGATCACTTTCAAGTCCTGGTCGGCCTGCATGGAGTTCTGGAGCTGGAAGTGGCAGGCCACGGGCAACGCATCGCCGTGGGCGACGGCTGCGTGGTACCACCCGGGGAGCGCCATGACTTCGAGGGGCGCGGTGAGACACGATGCCTTGTGCTGGATTCGCGCGACCCCCACTGGGCGCATGCCGTCGCAACGCCTCCACCGGGCTTACTGCCCCTGGCACATTACCTCGCCACGGCCATCTCGGTTGGCCTGCCGCGCGCGCGCCAACTCGGCGCGGGTTTGCTGCTCGAAGCCTGGTTGCAGGGCAACCCCATGCCCATCCGCCAGGAAGAACGCAACGGCCGCCCCATCGACTGGGCCGCATTGTGCCAATGGCTGCCTGCCCACTGGCATACGCGGCTGAGCGTGGCCGATCTCGCCGCGCGGGCGAACCTGAGCCCGTCGCAATTCACCGCGCGCTGCCAGGCGGAACAGGGTGACAGCCCCATGCAGTGGTTGCGCCGCCAGCGGTTGGCGCAGGCCCGCATCTGGCGCGCGGGCGGACTGAGCGTGGCCGACACCGCACGGCGCACGGGTTACCGCTCGCCGTCGGCATTGACAGCGGCCTTGCGCCGCGAGCCTGCGCGCTGA
- the lipA gene encoding lipoyl synthase, with translation MTSPDTSTASASHTVRDAQPAGSYDATAKQKSQAKTARIPIKIVPAEVLKKPDWIRVKAGSPSTRFYEIKDILRANKLVTVCEEASCPNIGECFGKGTATFMIMGDKCTRRCPFCDVGHGRPDPLDVNEPDNLAKTIAQLRLKYVVITSVDRDDLRDGGAGHFVACIERTRALSPDTQIEVLVPDFRGRDDRALGILQAAPPDVMNHNIETVPRLYKEARPGSDYKFSLNLLKKFKALFPHVPTKSGLMVGLGETDEEILEVMRDMRAHDIDMLTIGQYLAPSGHHLPVRRYVHPDTFKMFEAKAYEMGFTHAAVGAMVRSSYHADQQAHGVLNAEAK, from the coding sequence ATGACCAGCCCCGACACCTCCACGGCTTCCGCCAGCCACACCGTCCGCGATGCCCAACCCGCCGGCAGCTACGACGCCACAGCCAAACAGAAGAGCCAGGCCAAGACCGCGCGCATCCCCATCAAGATCGTGCCCGCCGAGGTGCTGAAGAAGCCCGACTGGATTCGCGTCAAGGCAGGCAGTCCCTCCACACGCTTCTATGAAATCAAGGACATCCTGCGCGCCAACAAGCTGGTGACGGTGTGCGAGGAGGCGAGCTGTCCCAACATCGGCGAGTGCTTCGGCAAAGGCACGGCCACCTTCATGATCATGGGCGACAAGTGCACGCGGCGCTGCCCGTTCTGCGACGTGGGCCATGGCCGCCCCGATCCGCTGGACGTGAACGAGCCCGACAACCTGGCCAAGACCATTGCCCAATTGCGCTTGAAGTACGTGGTGATCACCAGCGTGGACCGCGACGATTTGCGCGACGGCGGCGCAGGCCATTTCGTCGCCTGCATCGAACGCACGCGCGCCTTGTCTCCGGACACCCAGATCGAGGTATTGGTGCCCGACTTCCGTGGTCGGGACGACCGCGCGCTGGGCATCCTGCAGGCCGCGCCACCCGACGTGATGAACCACAACATCGAAACCGTGCCGCGCCTGTACAAGGAAGCACGACCGGGTTCGGACTACAAGTTCAGCCTGAATCTGCTCAAGAAGTTCAAGGCGCTGTTCCCGCACGTGCCAACCAAGAGCGGCCTCATGGTCGGGCTGGGCGAGACGGACGAAGAGATTCTCGAGGTGATGCGCGACATGCGCGCGCACGACATCGACATGCTCACCATCGGCCAGTACCTCGCCCCCAGCGGCCACCACCTGCCGGTGCGCCGCTACGTGCACCCCGACACCTTCAAGATGTTCGAGGCCAAGGCCTACGAGATGGGCTTTACCCACGCGGCCGTGGGTGCCATGGTGCGCAGCTCGTACCACGCCGACCAGCAGGCGCACGGCGTACTCAACGCGGAAGCGAAGTGA
- the lipB gene encoding lipoyl(octanoyl) transferase LipB: protein MQTFTATRTADTADDLWICEHDPVFTQGLAGRDDHLLAPGDIPVVATNRGGQVTYHGPGQVVAYPLVDLQRAGYFVKEYVYRVEEAVIRTLAGFGVTGHRVAGAPGIYVRLDDPGSHAPLPQRPRKRATGEPLANPDFTGLGKIAALGIKVSRHCTYHGLALNVAMDLQPFQRINPCGYAGLQTVDLSTIGVAVSWDETAEVLSQKLKATLTP, encoded by the coding sequence ATGCAAACCTTCACCGCGACACGCACCGCCGATACGGCCGACGATCTCTGGATCTGCGAACACGACCCGGTCTTCACGCAGGGACTGGCGGGCCGAGATGACCACTTGCTCGCGCCGGGCGACATCCCGGTGGTGGCCACCAACCGTGGTGGTCAGGTGACATACCATGGCCCGGGCCAGGTCGTGGCATATCCGCTGGTCGACTTGCAGCGCGCGGGCTATTTCGTCAAGGAATACGTGTACCGCGTCGAAGAGGCGGTGATCCGCACCCTCGCGGGATTTGGCGTCACGGGCCACCGGGTGGCTGGCGCCCCGGGCATCTATGTGCGGCTGGACGATCCTGGCAGCCATGCCCCGCTGCCCCAGCGCCCCCGGAAACGCGCGACCGGCGAACCTCTGGCCAATCCGGACTTCACCGGCCTGGGCAAGATCGCGGCCCTGGGCATCAAGGTGAGCCGCCACTGCACCTACCATGGCCTTGCGCTAAACGTAGCCATGGATCTGCAACCCTTCCAGCGCATCAACCCTTGCGGCTACGCGGGTCTGCAAACCGTGGACCTTTCTACAATCGGGGTGGCCGTTTCATGGGATGAGACGGCCGAAGTCCTGAGCCAAAAGCTCAAGGCCACGCTCACGCCCTGA
- a CDS encoding DUF493 family protein, whose translation METPPDIPPEQSLITYPSDFPIKVMGVNVEGFDAAMVHVARAFDPNFDESTIERRPSKAGNYLGLTLTVHVTSREQLDELYRTLTTHPMVKVVL comes from the coding sequence ATGGAAACACCTCCTGATATTCCGCCCGAGCAATCGCTCATCACCTATCCCAGCGACTTTCCCATCAAGGTCATGGGTGTCAATGTGGAAGGCTTCGACGCCGCCATGGTGCACGTGGCGCGCGCCTTCGATCCCAACTTCGACGAGAGCACCATCGAACGCCGCCCGAGCAAGGCCGGCAACTACCTGGGCCTCACGCTCACGGTGCACGTGACCAGTCGCGAGCAACTTGACGAGCTCTACCGTACGCTCACGACGCACCCGATGGTCAAGGTCGTGCTGTGA
- a CDS encoding ATP synthase subunit I — protein sequence MTQSHSIPPDKAGQEDGEQDSDFKPLTVEQARQWRAGQPVLPLWRLVLVQCFVGLIASIVGGLLWQSSAVAWSVLYGAASVAIPSALMAYGLTSSAMSRVWASHANAAFAGFLLWEGVKILLAVVMLAVAPWVVASLNWLGLLVGLVLVLKVYWFGWLIQSRRSHANG from the coding sequence ATGACGCAAAGCCATTCGATCCCGCCCGACAAGGCAGGCCAAGAAGATGGGGAGCAAGACTCCGATTTCAAGCCATTGACGGTCGAACAGGCTCGGCAATGGCGGGCCGGGCAACCAGTGCTACCGCTCTGGCGGCTGGTTCTGGTGCAGTGTTTCGTGGGGCTGATAGCGAGCATTGTGGGCGGGCTGCTGTGGCAGTCGTCCGCAGTGGCGTGGTCGGTTCTCTATGGTGCGGCGTCGGTGGCAATCCCATCGGCCCTGATGGCCTACGGCCTGACCTCCAGTGCGATGTCCCGAGTCTGGGCTTCGCATGCCAATGCGGCGTTTGCCGGCTTCCTGTTGTGGGAGGGCGTCAAAATCCTGCTGGCGGTGGTCATGCTGGCCGTGGCCCCATGGGTGGTTGCTTCTTTGAATTGGCTTGGCCTTCTGGTCGGGCTTGTGTTGGTTCTCAAGGTCTACTGGTTCGGATGGCTCATCCAATCCAGGCGATCGCATGCAAACGGTTGA
- the atpB gene encoding F0F1 ATP synthase subunit A — protein MAAEGTLTPGEYIRHHLVHLTNRKQESIVDFSVINFDSVVVSALLGLLTVFVLWRAARSATAGVPGRFQAAVEMLVEMVDTQAKSVIHNAQSRKLVAPLALTVFVWIFMMNFMDMIPVDLIPQIWHSAGPAMGFKDYLRVVPTADLSTTLGLSVSVLLLCLFYNIKIKGLGGWAHELVCAPFGTSKNPIWALLLGVVNFLMQMIEFVAKTVSHGMRLFGNMFAGELVFMLIALLGAYATLSLGGGLFFIGHLIAGTVWTLFHILVITLQAFIFMMLALIYLGQAHDAH, from the coding sequence ATGGCTGCTGAAGGCACTTTGACCCCGGGCGAATACATTCGCCACCACCTCGTCCACCTGACGAACCGCAAACAGGAATCGATTGTCGATTTCTCGGTGATCAACTTCGACTCCGTGGTGGTCAGCGCACTGCTGGGTCTGTTGACGGTTTTCGTGCTGTGGCGCGCCGCCCGCAGCGCTACTGCCGGTGTTCCGGGACGCTTCCAGGCCGCGGTGGAAATGCTGGTCGAGATGGTAGACACCCAGGCCAAGTCGGTCATTCACAACGCCCAGAGCCGCAAGCTTGTGGCGCCGCTGGCTTTGACGGTGTTCGTGTGGATCTTCATGATGAACTTCATGGACATGATCCCCGTGGATCTGATCCCCCAGATCTGGCACAGCGCCGGTCCGGCCATGGGCTTCAAGGACTACCTCCGTGTGGTCCCGACCGCCGACCTGTCGACCACCCTGGGTCTGTCGGTGTCGGTGCTGCTGCTGTGCCTGTTCTACAACATCAAGATCAAAGGCCTCGGCGGCTGGGCGCACGAACTCGTGTGCGCGCCGTTCGGCACCAGCAAGAATCCCATCTGGGCGCTGCTGTTGGGCGTGGTCAACTTCCTCATGCAGATGATCGAATTCGTGGCCAAGACGGTGTCGCATGGCATGCGGTTGTTCGGCAACATGTTCGCCGGCGAGCTGGTGTTCATGCTGATCGCGCTGCTGGGTGCCTACGCCACCCTGTCCCTGGGCGGCGGGCTCTTCTTCATCGGGCATCTGATCGCTGGCACGGTGTGGACCTTGTTCCACATTCTGGTCATCACCTTGCAAGCGTTCATCTTCATGATGCTGGCCCTGATCTATCTGGGGCAGGCGCATGACGCGCACTGA